The nucleotide sequence agttgtttatataaatgagattttaaataaaaaaccataatttgtgggattaaaaatattaaattaaaaatatactattgtgtgtgtgtgtaaacattggtacattcatcaaaattaaccaaaaaaattattgtatcaaaacattgttacattcttcaaaatcacaaaaaaaaaaaaattatcctttGATATTTATATACATATGTACTGGTCTGGAAATctttgaaaagaaataaaaatttcaacccCACCACTTGAACAAAATAATAGCTAAAATTATGCAAAAAGAGAATATAAGGATTGTGACAAATGTGCAATACTACAACAATGTGGGAAACAACTATAAATACATAAAGATGGCAGGACCACCAGTGCAAAAATCATACATTAGTTGGCAGAAAACGACAAATACAGTGATATGGGCACCTAATGCTTACTGGTGCACGTCATACATTtaagaaggaaaaataaaataaaaatagcaaaaATATAGAATAGAAGGTTAGGACAAAATAtagaaatacaaaaaataaagaggAAAAGAATAGAATATGATTATATTGTGGATATTGCGGCAAACCCAGACCTTCCATGCTCAGAGGGATGAGAGAGACAGCCATAGAGGTTCAAGTTAGATAGAGttctttttagagagagagagagagagagagagagagattagatGGTGGGAGAGGAGGATACGGGGAGGGTTTAAGAGAGGTTTTTAGGTTCACCAACTGGTGGTTAGAGATTGAGCTCCTTAACCAAACACTTGATCTTCACCATCCAAACCAATTAAGCAAAGGCCATTAGCCCTTGAATTCAATTgttgaattgaagaagaagcaagTAGTAAAGCCAATGACTTTTCCCAACTGGGTTTCAAGCAAAAGCACTTATTAGAAAAGCAGAGTTGCCCACCAAAGCCTTAAACAACCCCCCCCACACCCCATTTCTGGAAGTAGAAAGGAAAGTCATCATTTTTCTTGAGTAGCAGTAGAAACTGAAAAAACTTGTTTCTCTCTGTGAGTGTGAGTCTGACGTGGGGTTTGAATTTGATTCAGTGATGGAAGGAGAATATCTATGATtgcaaaaaagcaaaaaaaaaaaaaaagaaagtgaaaTTCATATCTCTCAATTATTTTCCAACACactaaagttcttttttttttctgtctttTTTGTGTTGTTAAATAAATATACTTGTTGTTGTTGGGATCGGAAAGTTTGGTTCTGAGACGATCGGGTGATGTTCTCTAAAGACTTTTCTGTTCCCCACACAACCCACAGCTCTTAAGGGTTTCCAGGTATTTTTCTATCttccatttcttttctttttttactttaattatCTTTTAGCTGCTCTCTGTCTGTCTCACTCATgaatttctccttttcttcgGTTCCGttgttctctctctttctttttgtttgttaaaatgATGAtccattaatttcttttttggaAGTACAGAGTTAGtagatttatttttattgttcttATCAtcaatttatctaaaaatattgttCTTATATGTTTAATTTTTCCTTCTGTTGGATTGATTTCTGAATTCTGATtctgtttgcatatatatatatatatatatatatatagagagagagagagagagagagagagatatgttcATTCTTTTTAAGAGGTTCTATGTAATTTACAATCATCAATTGGAAGCTTTCAAACTGAAAAAAGTTGTATAAATCCTTTGATTGCCAGGAACCTAAAAAGTTCATATGTCGGCATCACGTATGTTAAGTTCAGTTCTTGCATACAAAGATTGCTGTTTGGATGCTTAATTCCGCTGTTTGCTGGGCATTAATAATGAGCTTCTGTATGTTGGTagtaaattttgttttggtttgattttcttcTGTGAGGATTGCCTGGAATTCCAAGTAGAAATTTTTTCTCTACTTGTTCTTAGTAGTTTGCTTTAATGCATTGGCTTATACTGGTGTGAGTGAGTAATAATATACTCACTATTAAATTCCTGAATTCCTGCAAACTTACTAGTTAGTTTTTCGAATATGGTACGGTTTTGCCAATGATGGAAGTTCTACTCCTTTTTCAGTCTTCGGGATGAGTATGTAGTTGGGCTCATATAACTGGTTCAGGGGTTGAGAGAGCTATGTCAACTTACTATGCTGGTTCGAATAATCAAAAAGATGCTACGCCAATGCTCTATTTAAGGGAACCACCTTTGCCTAGTTCTTATCCAGAAGCACCTCTTCTTACTGGTAACATGATGATGTATATGAACTCTGGGTCATACTCGGATGCAGTGGCTGGGAGTTCTCAGCAGCAAAACAACTGCATTGAAGTAATCTCCTCAGTGGAGGGTTCAGATTCCAACCAGCAGCAGCACGATGTCCTATCGCATCTTGGTGGAACGCGTATTGGAGAGCTGGGATTCAGTCCATGGAGGGAGGGTAGAAATGAGATGCTAGTTACGCACCCCATGGGTAGTTCTTCAGGTATTCTTCATGGTGGACAGAACTTGCAAGGTCAGGGGTTGTCCCTCAGCCTGAGTACACAAATCCCATCAGGAATGCAAATGCCTTCTATCTCATACCGCAATCCCAATATGGGTTTTGCTTCATTCTTAAGTCCTAACCCATCCGTTTCAAGTGAGGGTGACGGCAGGAATGGCTCTTTTAGAGATGAGCAGCCAAGAAATGTTGAATATTTGCCATCTGGTTTTCCGGGAGGCAATCCAGATTCAAGTAAAGGGGATTTGTCTCCATATGGGATGTCAAGTATTGCAAGAACCATTCCCCATAACAAATACCTCAAAGCAGCACAACAACTGCTTGATGAAGTCGTCAATGTCCAGAAAGCACTTAAGCAACATGATAGAGAGAAGAACCAAAGCACACACGATCATCATAAGAGTTTCAAGGAGGGAGATGATGGATCAAAGAATGATTTGGAGAGTGGAGTATCTTCAAACCCTCAAGAGTCGGCCAGTAACTCACCATGTGAGCTTTCACATGCCGAGAAACAAGAGTTGCAAAGCAAGTTGACGAAACTTCTGTCAATGCTAGATGAGGTATGAGCAATGCATATAGTTTTATGTCTCTTTATGAGTTAATTATATGATCAATCTTGCTTGTCTCGTCAGTTGGTCATAATGTTAAGAGCTTAAAATCAATTTTAGTTGCAAATTTGATTGGCAGTATCCTTTCGTCTTCGTTCTTTCTATGCTGTGATGATTGCTTTGTTTGGAGTTTAGATGACTACGACACCTGCCTTTATCACTTCTCATGTGTGTGATGAGTGTGCATGATTAGGCAGGTGATATTATGTAGCATGTTTATTACCAGTGATCGGTATGCTTTTATGTTCATGATATTGTTCTGTTCTCTTAGGCTCATAGTTACTGGTTTCACGATAATGACTGAAAGGATCAATGATATGtttctttaattttgaaaaatacaaaatacgAAAGGAACAAGATATGCAGTAGCAGTCTACTCaagcaaaacgaaacaaaatgcTAATGATTTTGTTGTTGAGCTTCTGCCAATATCTGATTGTTCCAACTGAAAATAACTGATTAATGATGTAGTCTTACAGTGATGCATTGATAGATAAACCAACATCTGGTAACGATTCCATTTCAGTTTTCTTCTTTGATTCAGACATACTTAAATGAAGATGAAGTTTCAAAAATTTCAAAGAGTTCTGAGTATAACCTTTCATGTCTAAGTGATGTTTTCACTGGTAATTAATTGATCCTTCATCTTTCCAGTTGAAGCATCTGTAGCCTTGCATTTTGTTTGACTGACATGTGAAAAAGTTGGGACTTTTAATCTTTCTCCCAACGGAATTATCTCCGACTATTCGTAAGGTTTCTTATGTGTCTAAATTGAACGGGATGCAATGGAATGAAGCATAACACCCTTATGTGAAAATATTGGGGTAATTCATCCCCTGATTTGCTTGTCAACATGTCTATTGATTCCCCCGTATGTTTATGGACCCTGATGGAACATCAAGGTAATCCTTCTATGTTGACAGTTGACGGAAGTACCCTGTTCTGCAAAGAATCAAAAACAGTATAAGATGCAGAATTGACCGAAGTTACCATTGTTAACTGTTGATGCAGGAGGAGAAGGACAACGCCATTATTTGGGGCCAAAATTTCCATGGTCCCTGAGTTGCTCATGATAATATTTCTAGTGTTCGTGTCTGTTAATTTATGTGATTTACATCAGCAGCAGCTAATGGTTACGTAAAATATTTATACGATCATTTTTTCTTTGAGGATGTtttaagaggtcgcacttggtgcgatggcaagtgccttcgcccatgagcggtaggtctcgggttcgagacttgggagcagcctctccataaatgggggtaaggctagccgacattcacctctcccagaccctgcgtaaagcgggagccttgtgcactgggtacgaccgaTGTTTTAGGAAGTTTGTGGTTGTGGTTGGTTGTTTCTCGTTGTAAGCCTTTGTCTGATAGATTGGAGCTCCTATTTGTCCCATGAGGTGTAATGGTGTTTATATCACAATCACAGGTTGACAGACGGTACAAGCAGTATTATCATCAGATGCAGATTGTTGTATCATCATTTGATGTGATAGCGGGAGGTGGGTCAGCTAAACCGTACACAGCAGTAGCCTTGCAGACTATTTCACGCCACTTTCGGTGCTTACGTGATGCAATCACAGGCCAGATACAAGCAACCCGTAAAAGCCTTGGGGAGCAAGGTGCCTCAGGAAGCATGAAAGGAGTTGGAATATCTCGCCTCCGTTATGTGGACCAGCATCTCAGGCAGCAGAGGGCCCTTCAGCAGCTTGGCATGATGCAACAACATGCATGGAGACCACAAAGAGGTTTGCCGGAAAGCTCTGTCTCAATTCTGCGAGCATGGCTATTTGAGCATTTCCTTCATCCGTAAATCCTGACTTGAACCCTTTTCTCAATTTATTTTCCAGAAAGCTTAATTGATCGAAATATATCAGAGTTCCTGACGTAATTTAATGTTAATATTGATATTTTCCAGCTATCCGAAGGATTCTGATAAGATCCTGCTAGCAAGGCAGACAGGCTTGACTAGAAGTCAGGTAATGACAAAGTAATCGTGTTTTACATAGCATTTTTCCTTAGGTACCacctacatacatacatacatacatacataacaGAGAGTAAGATCTATTATCTTTCGACTCTAATACGTATACCATCTTGATCCTCGCTAAATTCTATTGAATTAGGATATGGATAATTGTTTCATTCTGCAGGTTCTTGCAGCAACAAGAATGCTGCATAAACAAACAAGTCACATTTATAACGAAAATCGATCATTGAGTACCATGCTTACAGTTTAATTTGAAATAACTCGATATCTGAAAGTTCGTGTACTTTTTTGCTGCGGCACAGGTCTCAAACTGGTTTATAAATGCACGAGTGCGTCTCTGGAAGCCCATGGTTGAGGAGATGTACAAAGAAGAGGCTGGTGATGCCGAGATGGATTCCAACTCTTCATCTGAGAATGCACCTCAAACAAAAGAAGGTGACAACACGAGGCCCATGGAAGCCGGAGTACAAGATATGCAACCTAGTGCAAGTTCGACAGGCACTGAGAGATGCAGCACTGGACAATTTATGGACTCCAAATCCAACCATTTCCATGACGTGGAAATGGCTGGATCCGCTGGGGTTGCCAGTTTCCAGAATGTGACTTGTCACGAAGCTGAAGCTGAGTACGGGCTCGTGAAGCTTAGAGAGGGGCAAAGGCCTGGTATGGATGGATCTGGTCTCATTTCTGATGCAAATGTTCAGACTGATAGGAACAATGAGAGGTATATGGCAGCAGCTGCTGTGTACCAGATGCCGGAGCTGGGGAGATTTGGAAGTGGAAGCGGGGTGTCTCTGACATTGGGATTGCAGCATTGTGACGGTGGCGGTAGCCTACCCATCTCTAGTGGGACTCATCACGGTTTTGTTGCCGTGAGAGGGGACGATTTATACAACCCTGCAGCTTCTTCTGTAGGATCTGAGACAGCAGATTTTGAATGCCTTGATTCCGGGAACCAGCAGCAACACAGATTTAGTTCCTCCCATCTATTACGTGATTTCGTAGTGTGAAAGATGCTTCATTGCATATCCACATTGGTTACTTCCAAACTATTTTTGGCTTGGGGGAGAAGGAAACAACAGACAGTGAGAGGCTTTCGACCGCTTGTTCAGGAACATTCGACTTTGCGTTGCAAATGGCGAAAAGGAACGTCGCTCTCCTCCGGACACTGGAAACATACTACTAGTACAGTTGTAATATATGAAGAAATTGATTGAAGGTCTACATATTTGTAAAAATCAGATACATATTCTTTTGTTTAGTATGTTGAAAAGGTACAATCAGTGCCAAACTCTGTTAATGGTATTGAACAAAATAGACTTGGGTGTCACCGGGGATATGTCGCCGTGTGAATGAGTGTACTCACACGAGAATATACCTCCGTTGATATGCAAGAATCCGGCCTCCTGTTTTCAGGACTTGATTCTTGAAAACACTTGACAACAGAACTTTCAAAACCTTTCATAAGACTATTAAATTCTTGACAAATTTTCCTGCTTTTGGGTGAACATTTGGCGACACTTTCACTAAGAAGATCTAACGCTAACGAGCATCTGAATCAGCTAAAAGCCTAAAAGTATCCAAGTCAACTTGCAGTTGTTACAAATTTGCAGTCTGCAGATTCATATACAGAAGAAAGAGAAGCCGAGCACAGCAGTTTCTTACCTACCATCTGCATTTTTCAAAAGGGACTTGCCTACAGAGCCTACGGTATCCCTGACCAAAGCCTTAAACGATGAGTATGAAGCCTTCATAGTTACGACATATTGTGTTAGGTTATCTACATTCCCCCAAAGGCTTAGCCTCTCTGGATGGTTTACCTGAGAAGAAaagttaaaagtaaaatttatagCTTCctgaaaactaaatttaaaaagcaTGAGTGTTCATTAAGCGATTTATCAGATCATCGGAACAGAGGATCTTGAAGACTATTCGAAATTCAGAAGAGCTGCACATTACCTTTTCTGTAGAACCTTTACATCTTCCTGCAACAATCGACTTTCCAAGAACATATCACCACAGTCATGCAAGTCAACAGTCTTCAAATCAAAGTCTTGATGTCCACAGCTCTCGTTCCACTCGAACCACCTCTTCAAAATCAATTCCTTCCTGCAGCAGATTAAGCGACTTTCCTCTTCAGGCGAATCAGCAGCAACCAATCTATAGACGTATACTTTCTTCTTTTGTCCTGGTCGAAATGTCCGGCCTATTGCCTGGCGAGTTACTGAAGGGTTCAAAGGAACATCAACAATTAGGATGCGAGAAGCCCCCACTAGAGAGATTCCTTCTCCACAGGCTCTAATGGAGCCAAAGAAGACTTTCGCATCAGCTGAATTGTTAAAGCTTTCTACAGACTGTTCCCTAAGCGTTGAATTTGAATCGCCGGTAACCACAAAAATTTCCTTGTTTAGACTCCAACCCTTTAGCTTCACTGCTAATCTCTCCATAAATTTCAGCGGCAGGATATACTGGCTGAACACCAGCAGCTTCTCACGAGTTGATTCACACAGGCGTAGTAAACTAAGAAAGAAATTAGCTTTAACTCCATCTTTCACATTTATTTTTTCTACAATTGTATCCATCTTGTCATTACCAATTTCACAGCCTTTTTCGCCAGTCAATGAACATTTCTCTGTAAGAGATTTCAACTCTGGATGCATATAAACAAGGCTACCCACAGAAGCTTTCTTGAAGTAATCcagtttcttcatttttttcacttCAAGCTCCTGTCTTGAACTAAGGTTGAGTAGTACGGTATAATCAACAAGACCGGGGAGTTTGTCCAGAGAATCTCCTTTGTAGTAATGCAGGACCTTCCTGGTCATCTCTCGAAGATCTTGTATGACAGCCTCTTTCCTTTTATAATCTTCATCTTTCTGGAGAGTGTATTCTATCAAGTCAAATAGAGCTGAATTTGTACCAGTTTTTAATTGTCTCCTCGCACCTGATATTTGTACTCTACTCATGATACGCTTAGCCACATCCCGGGAAGTATCCAATTTCAGAAACTTTGGACGAACAAGATTTAAAATGTTGAAAACTTCTTTCACATGATTCTGATAAAGGGTTCCTGAGAGGACTACTTTTAGAGGTGTTTGGACTCTTGCAAGGGACTGTAGCAAATTGGTATTGTCATTCCTTGGAGTGTGGCCTTCATCTAAAATCAGAATGCTAGGGACCTTCAACAGCATTTCTCGACAATCAACTGATGCTTTACTGGTCCCATTGTCACACATTATGGTGGAGAACTGTTGATAACCAAGAAAAAGGATGCTCTTCAGCTCTACCCACTTCTTTAAAATAACCAGCTGCCGGGACCGGTTCTCTGCTTTTGAAGTGTATAGATCATGCAACGGAATGTCCTCCACTTGCCATTTCTGGAACTCTTGCTTCCATGTAGCCAAAATACCTTTAGGTAGAACGATCAATGGTCTAGCATAGGGAAATCTAACCAGGAAACTCTGAACAAAACTTATAATCAACAACGTCTTTCCAGAACCAGGGGCATGGGCCAAAATGCAACCCCCTGGATTATCACCCAGCAAGTTGCTAGCGAGAAAGTTAAAGCCCTCCACTTGATGTGGTTTCATTTTATTTCGGTGCCTTGGATGAGCAGAAATTTCTGTTGCCATTAGATTGTCCCTAGTAGATTTCAGTCCAACTGAGAAATTCTGAGCTGACTCGGTATAGTTAGCATTCCGTGACTCACACATGTAAGTTCGTCTGGTCCTTTTAGCCTGTTAATAGAGAAACAAGGATGAAGGATATTTTAATGATTAAACTCATGTTTAAACAAATAGCTGCATAAAATAGTCCAGTACAGAGTACATATACCTTCACACTAACAGGTAGAATGGCTTATTTCTCCCTACTCAAGACTTCGGAGTTTTCCAAATATATCCAGCATCTAATTTCAGGAACTATTATAATGACCTCCCATGACTAATTCACAAGTTCATTCATACGGtagtgatatttttttattttttgagaagACATATGGTAGTGCTATTCAAACACCACTTTTTACCTcgcacacacccttgttaagttttatcattgatcttctttaaaTGATTTGATTCAATGGCTGGAAATTGAGAGGGgagtgtgagaggtaaaaatgggtgtcAATAGCACCACCCCATCATATTAAACCTTATCTAATGGAATAACTTgcagaaaacaagaaaaaagaacGAGTACCTTGCTATATTGGAACTCAAACATGGTTTCAATTCCTTGTTGGACAACTCCACAGATACGGCAAACTAACCCAAGATCATCCTTCAGGATGCAAATGTGATCACATTCTTCCCCACATTCACCTGATGTTTCATCAGCTAAAGGATCAACAGCAAAATCCTAGGAGAAGCAGGCAAcacatatttaatataatttggAAAAAACcagagactacaaagatggaaaGTTTGGTGCAAAAtcaatgatcattttttttgtatgcTCAAAGCTATCGAATGCAGATACCTTGGAACATTCTATTGCCACTGTCATTTCCTTCCATATGTCTGCTAGATCACCTTCCTCTATATCGTTTTTCTGATATTGTTCTTTAAACTGGAAAGTGTCATGATTACCTTCCCCAACCACCTTATCACAATCATGTTCTTCATTAACATGCTCACATTTGTCTGTCCCAGAATCCATGTTATCAGCCAGAACTCCTACCTCTGTTCTTGCAGCTATCCACTCCATATTTTCTCTAGTCTCTCTGTAATTAATTTGACCATTCCACTCCTCTTTCTCACATGCTCTTTGATTCCCGTTTCCAATCACCATATGGAATGCTACACCAGCATTTATATCTTTGTCTATCCCAGTATCAATTTCGCCGGGCAGAGTTTCCAACTTTTCTGTCCGAGTGCTCAACACATACTCCTGAAAcgagtaaaattaaaatatgatgaACAAGCCAATCCATATGCATATTAGGATAACTAGGAAATGGTACAATAAGTTGTAGACCAATCACCATATCTTCTACTACATCTTCGGTTATTCCAATCTTGATTTGTCCAGGCAAAGTTCCCAAATCTTCTGTCTGACCTATGCTCACTTCACAATCCTGAGCCAGTAAAATATATTCATCATGCCATTGCCAGTCATAAGCATACACACGATAACagtgaaaatgatttgaaaaatgaGTTACAGGTCAATCACCATATTGTCTTCTGACCCAATGTATACATCTTTATCTATCCAAACATCCACTTTTCCAGGTGGAGTTCTCACcttttctctctcatctctacTCTCTGAACAATCCTGAAACAGAATATGATGATCATGCCAGTCAATATGGATACACGATAacaatgaaaatgatttgaaaaatgaATTGGTCAATCACCATATTGTCTTCTAAACCAATATATACATCTTTATCTGTCCAAATATCAACTTTTCCAGGTGGAGTTTTCaactcttctctctctaaacaatCCTGAAAAAGAATATGATGACCATTAGAACCAAAATGGATAACAGGGAAAACAATCTGAATAATGGGTTCTAGACCAATACCGCATTGTTTGCTGTACCAACATTTGCATCTTTATCCATCCCCAGACAGTTCTTTCCAAGTTGAGTTTCCAACTCTTCACTCTGGTCTGTGCTCACTAAACAATCCTGAAACAGAAGATGATGGCCATGAAAACCAATATGcacttaaaaaagaaaacaatttgaatAATGAGTTCTAAACACCAATCACCATATCGTCTGCTGCACCAACATCTACATCTTTATCTATCCAAATGTCGAATCCTCCAAGCAGAGTTTCGAACTCATTACTCTGATCTTTGCCCGTTACATACTCCTGAAAAGGAATATGATGGCCATGCCAATCAATACACACATATAGGATAACACGAAACACATTTTTGAACAATGAGTGGAGAACGTAAAACttcaaatgaaaacaaatagtACATGGACAAAATTAAGTTTCAATTATTGAGTAAGATAGTCACTTGTTCCAAATACTTTGGCAAGTTAGATGTCTTTCTAATTTGATATAGTATGTAGTTCAAATGCAAGCCAAACTTGGTGTCTCTTGAGTTGGTAGGTTTTGACTTATGCTACTAAATTCTTTTCACTTTAGTGATAATCCAACAATGTGTCACATTCTAAATTGGCCCTCATCAGACCAACGGTAATGAAACCAATTGTGCTACTCATACCAGTCAATCGTTATAATTTTAGGCAAGCTACTATAGTATTTCAAATGCAGGGGAAGAACATACTGGCAAGTTCTTCTTCAGAAATCTTCCAACA is from Malus sylvestris chromosome 5, drMalSylv7.2, whole genome shotgun sequence and encodes:
- the LOC126623774 gene encoding BEL1-like homeodomain protein 7 — encoded protein: MSTYYAGSNNQKDATPMLYLREPPLPSSYPEAPLLTGNMMMYMNSGSYSDAVAGSSQQQNNCIEVISSVEGSDSNQQQHDVLSHLGGTRIGELGFSPWREGRNEMLVTHPMGSSSGILHGGQNLQGQGLSLSLSTQIPSGMQMPSISYRNPNMGFASFLSPNPSVSSEGDGRNGSFRDEQPRNVEYLPSGFPGGNPDSSKGDLSPYGMSSIARTIPHNKYLKAAQQLLDEVVNVQKALKQHDREKNQSTHDHHKSFKEGDDGSKNDLESGVSSNPQESASNSPCELSHAEKQELQSKLTKLLSMLDEVDRRYKQYYHQMQIVVSSFDVIAGGGSAKPYTAVALQTISRHFRCLRDAITGQIQATRKSLGEQGASGSMKGVGISRLRYVDQHLRQQRALQQLGMMQQHAWRPQRGLPESSVSILRAWLFEHFLHPYPKDSDKILLARQTGLTRSQVSNWFINARVRLWKPMVEEMYKEEAGDAEMDSNSSSENAPQTKEGDNTRPMEAGVQDMQPSASSTGTERCSTGQFMDSKSNHFHDVEMAGSAGVASFQNVTCHEAEAEYGLVKLREGQRPGMDGSGLISDANVQTDRNNERYMAAAAVYQMPELGRFGSGSGVSLTLGLQHCDGGGSLPISSGTHHGFVAVRGDDLYNPAASSVGSETADFECLDSGNQQQHRFSSSHLLRDFVV